CGTATCCGCAGGATCGATTCGAAATGTATCATTATTTTTCTTACTATCAGCGGTGATTTTATGCCTGAAGCGTTTTCCTGTCATGCTTTTGATTATATCCAGAAGCCGCCCTCCAGGGAGCGCATTTATAAAGTCCTGACGGATACTCTGCAGGTACTTCCGCAAACATTCCGGACACTGGAGTTTTCCTTTAACCGGCGCATCATTAAGCTTTTGTACTCTGATATCCTGTGCATCACGGCAAATAAACACAACACAGATATTACAGACCGGAACGGAAATACTTTTTCTCCGCACAAGCCGTTTTCAGATATCATTCTTCCGCTGGAAAAGGACAATCGTTTTCTGCAGATTAACCGCGGTATTCTGGTAAATATGGATTATATTCTGAACTTTGATGAACGGAGCTGCCATCTCATCCGTGATATTTCTCTGCCTGTCCGTGTCCGGGAACGGATACAGATTGAAAAGCAATGGCAGGATTACATGTTTTCCCAGATTCATGCAGACTTTCAGAAAGGAATTTCAACTTATGATACCGACGCTAAATGATTACCTCTCAAAGCTTTTTCAATTTATAGCGCTTGTTCCGGCATCCATCCTGTTTTTTCTCCCGGTAAGAAAACAGCTCCGGTATAATCCCATCCATGTCTGCGCTCTGACAGTCTCCATGTTTGCCGTTGCATCCTTCATCTGCGCCTGGGCTGCAGCGCTTCTCAATCTGACATTAAGCACCTTTTTGCTTCCGCTGCTCCCGGTATTTTTCCTGTTTTACCAGAAAACCGTCAAAACAGACCCTGCACGCAATCTCTGCGTCTTTTTTTCGGTATGCGCGCTGCTTTCCTTCTGTTCAAACTTTTCCTATGCCTTTGACGCATGGCTTCATCCGCTTGGAAAGTCAGCCGGTTTCAGTTATCATGCAAGTCTCTTTTATTGCGGATTATCTATTCTGGCAGTATTCATTGCCGCGTATCCTTATGCCCATTATGGAAGTTATCTGATAGAAAACGTTGAGCTTCCGCAGATCTGGTTTACCTTCCTGCCGGTTCCCATAGCTTTCCTGATATTTAACGTAATTGCGATACCTCACAAATATAGTACGTTGCATACCAATAACGTTTTTCATATGTATATTGCGCTTCTCATATTCATGATGCTGCTGATGTTTTTTATTTATATCCTGTTTTACCGTATTTCTATCGCATTTCTGGAAAATGCCAATAACCGGGAACGCATCCGCTTTTTTGAAATGCAGCAGTCGCAGTATCTCTCCCAGAAATATTATATGGAACAGACGGAAAAGCTGCGTCATGATTTCCGCCAGTCGATGCGCACAATGGAGGGGCTTGCCAGCTCGGAAAACTGGTCTGCTTTAAAAAAGTATCTTTCTGATTATGTGCAGACCGAACCCTCAAATGAAGTAACCGTCTGGTGCCGCAATCTGGCTGTAAATGCGCTGCTAAATTATTATGCGCAATATGCACATCAAAATCAGATTAAGCTGAACTGGAAAATTTCTCTCCCGGAAACACTTTCTGTCTCAGAGCCGGATTTCTGCAGCCTGCTGGGCAATCTGCTGGAAAATGCCATTGCAGGATGTATGACAGTAAATCCTGAAAACCGGCTTCACAATCTGAATATAACCGTGCGGAACCAGGTAAATCTTTATATTGTTTCCGTCAACAATTTTGACGGAAATGTAAAGCAAAAAGGAGACCGGTATCTTTCCACCAAAAAAAGACATCTGGGCACCGGTCTCTCATCCATCACAATGACCGCCGAACAGTATGGCGGCATTGCAAGATTTTCGCATACGGAGTCTGAGTTTTTCGCGGAAGTCATGATGCATATGCCATGCCCGTCCCAGACGTTTTGGAATAACCCTGGCAATGAGCATGGCGGCAAATTTCTTTGATATCCGCAAAGACAGCAGACAGATTTTTGAGGGGGTTAAAGATAACCAAACAGCCTGCCCTCTGTCAGAAATGGGAAAGCTGCTTCGCAGAACCATCAGCTACCACGATTATAAAGAGGATTTTTACCATGCATTTCTTGCCGGAATTTTTACAGGTGCCGGTTATATGGTGGAATCCAACCGGGAACACGGTGAAGGCAGAAGCGATGTTGTCATTCACGATTCTGTCAATGGGAAAGTGGCTGTTTTTGAAATCAAATATTCGAAGTCAATGAGTTCTTTCATCATTCTTTTCCTCGTTCAGACATTGCAAAGGAGCGTTACATCACATACGCCCCCTTTCCTGCTCTCACGAAGTATTCCCTTTTCCTGTATTATGAGTTCCGGCAAATGAGCCTCCCACATAATTATAAATCTATTTCCACTTCCTCATCTCCGGCTGTCAGAACATAGGTGTTTCCCTCCGTTAATTCCGGAGATGTGATTACCACAGACTGGAATGCCTTCTGACACCGCCAGGATACGATTTCCTCCCCGTCGCCAGTTTTCAGAGAAATGATGCTTTCCGCCGGAATACTTTCTGAAAAATTATGCAGAAAATTTCCCTGTGAAGAGCTCTGTGAAAAACCCTGCGCCATGCCGCTGCTGCCTGCCGCTACCAGCGTCCCGCCGGACGCTTCCGCTTCCAGCCCATAGTCCAGCGCACTGTCGCCGCCGCCAACCGGTCCGGCAACCAGTACAGTGCCGCCTTCCATATAAAAATAACCGTTGGAATCCAGACCGTCTCCTTCCGCCTCTACCTGAATATTTCCGCCGCAGATGCGGATATATGCCTCACTGTCAGAATCCATTCCGCCGCGCCCCATGCCTTCCTGCCACTGCATTCCGCCATTTCTTCCGCCGTGCATCCCGCCTCTCGGCATCTCCGACATCGTCCCATTCTCTGGTATCTCCGGCGCAGCTCCTTCTTCCGGTTTTTCCAGCGTTTCACTGTTTTCCGGTATTTCTCCGCTTTCTGGAAACTCGCCATTCTCCGGCATCGTCCCTTCCTCCGGCTTCTCCGGCGCTTCACCGTTTTCCGGTATTTCTTCACTTTCCGGAAACTCGCCATTCTCCGGCATCGTTTCTTCCTCTGGCTTCTCCGACATTTGCATTCTGCCGCCGTCCTGCCGGAATTGTTTTGCAAAAGCTTCTTCTTCCTGTGACTCGGAACCGCCGGACGCATTCATTCCATCATCTGTGGACACTACATCCAGTGTTCCCCCAAAAATCGTAATCCGGTGTCCTTCCAGCCCTTCATAGCTCTGCGGGATATTGATAACCCCGCCGTAAATCACAAGGTCCTTATCGCTGTGAATGCCGTCGTCCTGCACCGTGAGCTCCAGCTCTCCCCCGTTCATCACGATGCTTCCCGTTGCATTTATTCCATCCTCCACCGCCGACGCGGTAATGCTTCCGCCTTCCAGATATACGTTTCCCTGCTGGGTATCATCTTCATTTTTCGCTTTAATTGCATGCTGGTCTGCCTTCAGATTAATTGTACCGTCCGCAATTTTCACTGCATCCTTCCCGGCAAGGCAGTTTTCCACCGCTGTCACATTTAAGTTCCCGCCCGTAATCACGAGATCATCTTTTGACACAATCCCGTGTTTATAGTTTCCGTTTACCGTCAGACTTCCCGTTCCCTGTATCGTCAAATCCGCCTTGCTGAAAATCGCGCCGTCCGCGTCAGCGTGCTCATCACCGGAAGCTTCCGTATCTGCCTGCCCGCCGTCGCTCACCACATTCTCCGAACCGTCGGCAAGTGTGAGGAACACTTTGTCCGCAGATTTTATCCACATTGCCGCATGGTTTTCGCAGTGAATATCCACATTATCCAGCACAAGCTGCACCTTTGCCGTGTCCTCGGCATCCACAATAATCTGTCCGTCGGACAGTGTACCGGAAAGAAGATAGACTCCTTCTTCCGTAATTGTTACGATATGTTCTTCCTGCGAAACCTGGATTCCGCCGGCTGCATTCTCTCCGGACAGCGCTTCCCCGTCCGCCAGGATTTCTTCGTCAGAAAGTACCAGCTCCGTATATTCCCCGTAACCGACGTCCTTATCCCGGTCCGTGAAAGAAATATCCACAACCGATTCCGTCAGCGTAAGCTCCTCCCCCTCACAGATTTCCGGAACCGCTGTAAAGCCATCATCCTCCAGCGCTGCGTATACAGTTGACGGAAACGTCAGCGATGACGCCAGCGCAAATGCTGTCACATATGCAAAATGTTTTCTCATAAAACCTCCTCTGATCCCGTTGACGCGCTGCTGCACATAATTTCCAGATTTCCGTTACGGCAGCGAAGGTCGTCAATCATTTTCTTTTCCTGGCCTGCATCCTTCAAAATAATCTCATACTCCAACTTAAACAGACTTCCCAGGTTACTTGTTTTTACCTGGCACAACCGCCATTTCTTTGTATATACCGCAAATAAATCATCAAATACCTCCGTATAATCCAGAGATTCCGGAATGGTAATCCGCAATAATTTCCGTTCCTCCTTCATCTCTCCGAAGGAGCTCTTCTGCAGAACTATGCATACCATGCCGAGCAATACAACCAGCACAACGCTGATTCCGATATAGCCCATTCCTGCCGCCAGACCCGCCGCCATTGCAAAAAAGATACTTCCTATCTCCCTGGCGCTTCCTGGAATGGAACGGAATCTTACCAAAGAAAACGCTCCCATCGCCGCAATGCCGGTTCCGAGATTTCCATTCACCAGCGTAATCATCACCTGCACCAGCGCAGGCAGCATAGCCAGCGTAACAACAAAATTTTTCCGGTAATTTCCCTGATACATATAAATGCAGGCAACTGCCATGCCAAGTACCAGAGCCGTCAGAAAGCATATCAGAAAGCTCTTTGCAGAAAACGTCATTGTCCCGTTTTCAATCAATACAGATTCAAAAAGCTGTTCCATTTGCTGCCGCCTCCTTCATCTCTTTATACGCCCGTCCGTACTTCGAAAAAGAAACCGGATAAAGCTTCAGTTCATCCAGAATATCCGCCATCCACACCGGCAGGGCGTCCGGCGTCTTAACTTCCATCAGGTAAAAACCTTTCTGAATGATCAGATGACCTTCCCCCTCTTCCTGAAGGTCCAGCCTTGTATTGCGCCAGCAAAGGTTATCATCAAACGTAATGCGAAGCCCGCTGCTATCCCTGGCAGCCAGTGCGATTCGATCATATGCTATGTACATTTTCGGTTCCATATGCCTGTGATACTTTAAGAACCAGTCAATTTCCCGCAGAATCTGCGAATCGCCGGATGGCTTTTTCCCATCATAGAGGTATTCAACTGCCTCCTCAAATGCCATTTCTTCACGCCGCTTATAAACAATCCCGTCATACTTCTTTTTCAATTCGACAAATACATGCCCGCCATTTTTATCCATCCCATAGCTGCGAAGCCGCAGCTTCTCCTTATATACCGGTTTATCCAGCGACTCGCGAATCAACTGGAAATCCGGCGTGTCAAAATAAATATTATAAATTCTGCTCCTGCCGTACCGGTCCATTTCCATATGCTCCGTCAGCGCTTCCCGCATCTGTTTATACTGCGTTTCATCCAGAAGATACTTTATTTCATATCTTTTAAAAATTGTCTGTGCCTGCTCCATGCAATCCTTCCCTCCAAATATCATTTTTACGATATAGTTTTATAAAACAATTCTTGAAGAAAGATTGAAAAGACGCCGCATCCGGTCATTTCACAAAGAATTCACAGCTTCAGAAAAAATAAGGACCGAATGTTTTTAGTAGAATTAAACCTTTTTATTCATTTTAATCCAATTTATTCCTTTTTTATAACAATAAAAGCAGAGAACCTTTTGCTCTCCGCTTTCAATCCATCCTTTATAAAATCAGTCAATACCTCACAAAACCTAAAGATCTCTGCCAGGTTCACCAAAATCTGCATTAATGGCGATATTAGAAGTGTACTATCACAGCTTCGTGCACAGGAGGTATCCTGTGCACGATAGATGGAATCCATGTACCCTTATGCATCCCTTATTTATGATATATAGTAATCCATCAAAATCATCAGAATAAATCCAGCCAGCATGGAATAGGTTGCCAGGCGTTCGTAGCCGTGGCTGTGGGTTTCCGGAATCATTTCATCGCTGACCACATAGATCATGGTTCCGCCTGCGAATGCCAGCGCCGCCGGGAGAATAAAACTGGCGACCGTTACTGCCGCATAGCCGAGCATGGTTCCGATAATTTCTATCACGCCGGTAAAGCAGGCAATGAAAAATACTCTCTTTGCCGGAACGCCTGCAAGAAGCAGCGGCGATACGATTACCATGCCCTCCGGTATATTCTGCAGCGCAATGCCCAGTGCCACCGTAATTGCATTGCCGATGTCCTCACTGCCGAATCCTACTCCGGCAGCAATTCCTTCCGGCAGATTGTGTATGGCAATCGCCATCACAAAAAGCATTACCTTGTTCAGATGAGACTGCCTGTCGGCGTGAGCCTCCTGGTCCAGCCCGGTAATCCGGTGCAGATGCGGCGTCAGCTTATCCGCAAAATTCAGACACACTGCACCGACAAGGATACCCGCACAGGTGACCCAGACATTTCCATATTCCAGCGACGGAATAATCAGCCCGAAAATTGCCGCCGCGAGCATCACTCCTGCTGCAAAGCCCAGCACTCCATCGTTCAGCTCATGCGGAATCTTCCGGAATAAAAATCCCAGAAAAACGCCGATTATCGTAGCGCCTCCTACCCCGATTGCGGATATCATCGCCAACTGCATATGCACATACTCCTGTTCTGAAAATTTTATGG
This is a stretch of genomic DNA from Marvinbryantia formatexigens DSM 14469. It encodes these proteins:
- a CDS encoding ZIP family metal transporter → MQLAMISAIGVGGATIIGVFLGFLFRKIPHELNDGVLGFAAGVMLAAAIFGLIIPSLEYGNVWVTCAGILVGAVCLNFADKLTPHLHRITGLDQEAHADRQSHLNKVMLFVMAIAIHNLPEGIAAGVGFGSEDIGNAITVALGIALQNIPEGMVIVSPLLLAGVPAKRVFFIACFTGVIEIIGTMLGYAAVTVASFILPAALAFAGGTMIYVVSDEMIPETHSHGYERLATYSMLAGFILMILMDYYIS
- a CDS encoding sensor histidine kinase yields the protein MIPTLNDYLSKLFQFIALVPASILFFLPVRKQLRYNPIHVCALTVSMFAVASFICAWAAALLNLTLSTFLLPLLPVFFLFYQKTVKTDPARNLCVFFSVCALLSFCSNFSYAFDAWLHPLGKSAGFSYHASLFYCGLSILAVFIAAYPYAHYGSYLIENVELPQIWFTFLPVPIAFLIFNVIAIPHKYSTLHTNNVFHMYIALLIFMMLLMFFIYILFYRISIAFLENANNRERIRFFEMQQSQYLSQKYYMEQTEKLRHDFRQSMRTMEGLASSENWSALKKYLSDYVQTEPSNEVTVWCRNLAVNALLNYYAQYAHQNQIKLNWKISLPETLSVSEPDFCSLLGNLLENAIAGCMTVNPENRLHNLNITVRNQVNLYIVSVNNFDGNVKQKGDRYLSTKKRHLGTGLSSITMTAEQYGGIARFSHTESEFFAEVMMHMPCPSQTFWNNPGNEHGGKFL
- a CDS encoding carbohydrate-binding domain-containing protein, with the translated sequence MRKHFAYVTAFALASSLTFPSTVYAALEDDGFTAVPEICEGEELTLTESVVDISFTDRDKDVGYGEYTELVLSDEEILADGEALSGENAAGGIQVSQEEHIVTITEEGVYLLSGTLSDGQIIVDAEDTAKVQLVLDNVDIHCENHAAMWIKSADKVFLTLADGSENVVSDGGQADTEASGDEHADADGAIFSKADLTIQGTGSLTVNGNYKHGIVSKDDLVITGGNLNVTAVENCLAGKDAVKIADGTINLKADQHAIKAKNEDDTQQGNVYLEGGSITASAVEDGINATGSIVMNGGELELTVQDDGIHSDKDLVIYGGVINIPQSYEGLEGHRITIFGGTLDVVSTDDGMNASGGSESQEEEAFAKQFRQDGGRMQMSEKPEEETMPENGEFPESEEIPENGEAPEKPEEGTMPENGEFPESGEIPENSETLEKPEEGAAPEIPENGTMSEMPRGGMHGGRNGGMQWQEGMGRGGMDSDSEAYIRICGGNIQVEAEGDGLDSNGYFYMEGGTVLVAGPVGGGDSALDYGLEAEASGGTLVAAGSSGMAQGFSQSSSQGNFLHNFSESIPAESIISLKTGDGEEIVSWRCQKAFQSVVITSPELTEGNTYVLTAGDEEVEIDL
- a CDS encoding LytR/AlgR family response regulator transcription factor — protein: MNIAFVNDKIEESEEMLQMINEYKHEKNLFFTVDFFRSGEKFLEHFTVSKYAIIFMDVYMEGIDGVETCRRIRRIDSKCIIIFLTISGDFMPEAFSCHAFDYIQKPPSRERIYKVLTDTLQVLPQTFRTLEFSFNRRIIKLLYSDILCITANKHNTDITDRNGNTFSPHKPFSDIILPLEKDNRFLQINRGILVNMDYILNFDERSCHLIRDISLPVRVRERIQIEKQWQDYMFSQIHADFQKGISTYDTDAK
- a CDS encoding DUF4956 domain-containing protein, with translation MEQLFESVLIENGTMTFSAKSFLICFLTALVLGMAVACIYMYQGNYRKNFVVTLAMLPALVQVMITLVNGNLGTGIAAMGAFSLVRFRSIPGSAREIGSIFFAMAAGLAAGMGYIGISVVLVVLLGMVCIVLQKSSFGEMKEERKLLRITIPESLDYTEVFDDLFAVYTKKWRLCQVKTSNLGSLFKLEYEIILKDAGQEKKMIDDLRCRNGNLEIMCSSASTGSEEVL
- a CDS encoding polyphosphate polymerase domain-containing protein; translation: MEQAQTIFKRYEIKYLLDETQYKQMREALTEHMEMDRYGRSRIYNIYFDTPDFQLIRESLDKPVYKEKLRLRSYGMDKNGGHVFVELKKKYDGIVYKRREEMAFEEAVEYLYDGKKPSGDSQILREIDWFLKYHRHMEPKMYIAYDRIALAARDSSGLRITFDDNLCWRNTRLDLQEEGEGHLIIQKGFYLMEVKTPDALPVWMADILDELKLYPVSFSKYGRAYKEMKEAAANGTAF